The Paenibacillus pabuli DNA segment CTTGCATGCCATGATGCTCCGCCAAACGACTTAATTCTTGCCTGTTCCGTTCAATCTGGTCTACAACTTGACTTGGTCCTTTCATAGCATGCACCCCCTTCTTTATAGACCATTTTAGGATAGTTTGCCAAAAAATTCATATTTTTTTCCTTTGCAAATCGAAAAGTTTGTTTGCAGAGGTATTCATTCAATATCAAGCATTTTATGAAAGTTCTTTACGCACTCAAATTCCACAAGATGTGGAAAGGATCACTTTCTTTCAACCCACATATCGTGTTGAGATGGACGACCATCTGGAAGATCAAAGTAAACATGTGCACCATTATAACGCTGTGTGTCAATATTTCGTTTATGCCCTTAGTTCAGACGAGTTTAATATCCGCCCTCTTGCTCAATTATCCACAGACCTTACTTTCTTGTAAATCCATGTCAGTATAACGATTCAATTTTATTGAAATCAATAATCGGAGGTTAGATACATACATACAAGCGCCCTGTTCCCAAATCCGGAAAAGAGCGCTTGTTAACAATAAGATATTTATTCATTTCCTAGTATCCGCCTACACCGTGGTTAAAAATAGTACTATTGGTTTGATTCACACCACTTATCACACCAGAATAAAAGAAGAAGGAACTAAAGAGCATTAACACTAACATTGCTTTTTTTACCATAGCGATAATAAACCTCCTTGATGAGATTCTTATAGTTTTGTTTCACTGACTCGGACGCTTGCATACTGTATTCTTCATATAAACCTACACAATAAATTATTGTAGAATCATCTTTAATTTTGTGTGCAGATGCTAAACAAGTTAACAGATGATTAAACCCTTCTGTATACCTACCCTTAGATAATTGATAAAAAGTCAATTCAGCCCAAAATTTGGTGTACCTATCATCTTTTATTTGATTATTATAGCTTGGCATATAATTGTGATCTTCAAGTAACAACAAATGAATATATGCATCAAATCTTCCTAATGCATGATCTACATCCAAATTGTATAAATTAGCAGCTTCCATAATCTTAACCAATCCAAGAAGCGTTTCATTTTCATTCTTCTCAATGAAGTCTAGATACGAATTGAGAGCTTCGTAATCGCCCATCATCAATTTGTATAGATAATTATTAACTTCAGCCCAGCCCTTGAATCGTTCAATGAATACAAGATCCTCGGGGGCAGGTTCTTCGATAGAAAGATTTGAGTAAAGGGAAGTGTACTGAAGAGCCTTTTCATAATCCTGACGCTCTCCCCATACTGTGGCCATCAATAAATATGCATATGCTCTATAAGTGAAAAACGGATGTTTAAACGTTCGCTTGTAACCTATTTCCTTATTCTTATATCGTTCCAGAAATTCAACACGTTGTTCCAGTTCCCCAGCTAGCTGATAAACTTTATCCCAATAGCGTAATCCACTATATGTATTCGCCAGATCCTTGATCGCATCCAGCTGTCGCTCTTCGTCCAATCGGTTAATATATGGCTCGAAGTGAACAGCGGCTCGAAGATTCTCATGCTGGTCCTGGCCAAGAGACAAGGTGAAGATACGATAATGGCATAGTGCCAGACGTTCGGAGTGCTGGTACTTCTCACACTCGGCGACACATTCGTACAGCATTCGCGCAGCCTTCTTCTGACCACGTTCAAGCATATACTCGGCCAGCTCGAACAATTCGGACACATAGGAGCGGTCATCCGTCACTTGCTGAATTACCCTCTGTATGCAGTCCAGCTTGTCCAACTCAGCGCAGCGTTGCAGGAACGGCTCCAGCCTTCTCCAGTGCGGTGCGGATTCCACAAAACATTCAGCACCATATATTTCGTAGAAGTGGCCCTCTTCCAGCTTCATCCCCTGGGTAATGAGGTCCAATTGAGCCATGGCGATCGGCCGTGTACCTTTGATAATTGCACTTAACGTCCCGGCGTTAACCCCCGATATATCAGCAAAGTATTGAAGGGTATACCCCTGTTTCCTGATGTAATCCTCAATATTTGAGCGTATCGTAGTTGTAGGTTCCATGTCTCCCACCTCCACAATGAAAATCCAGAAATTTGAATTTCTATGATAAGTACAATTTTAATCCTAAATTTTACAGCGGTCAATAAAAATCGTGGCAATTTCCTGCACATTTAGACATTTATATTGAATATATTTCGTCTTATAGAAAAAATCCATTAGAAGAATCGAAAAGGACATGTTACAGTAAGTTTAATTCATAATATCCTACTATTTCCATAGGATTAAACAACACAGACTGCCCAATCCAGTTCAAGGAGAAGTTCAGATGAAATTTGCCTTGTTTAGCCTCATGATGAACCTGCCTAATGCGGTCACTGGCGAAACTCTCACGACACAGCAGAAGTTCCACAACATTCTGGAGCAAGCCAAACTGGCCGAGCGTTTGGGCTTCGATGCTTACGGGATTGGCGAGCGGCACGGTGCACCTTTTCTGTCCTCTTCACCGCCGGTCGTATTGACTGCGATTGCTGCAGCTACTTCACGGATCCGGTTACTAACCACAGTCACGGTTCTTAGCGTACTGGATCCGGTGCGGGTTGCCGAGGATTATGCAACGCTGGATCAGATATCTGGCGGACGGCTGGAGATGATTATCGGGAAAGGCAATGACCCTCGGCACTATCCGCTGTTTGGCATTCGCGAAGAGGAACAGTGGGCTTCCCTTGGTGAACGCTATGAGCTGCTGAAACGCCTGTGGTCGGAGGGAAATGTAACCTGGCAGGGAACGTATCGCCCTCCTCTTCATGAGGTTACCACTTGGCCGAGACCACTCCAGCAATCCATTCCAATCTGGCATGGCAGTGCGTCGAGCACCCTCTCCACTGAGCTGGCAGCGAAATATGGTGAGCCACTCTTCACCTCGAATTCTTTTCACCCACAGGCAAAATACAAAGCATTGATTGACCACTATCGGGAACGTCTCGATTATTATGGTCATGATGCAAGCCGCGCGGTAATTGGTTCCGGAGCAGGCAGCCTGTATCTGGCAGATACTCGTGAGGAAGCGATTCGTCGCTATACGCCTTACTATAACGCTTTTCACGCTACGGCAGCCGCACAGCATAACCAGTCACCCTTCGTTGATCTGGAAGATAACATTGCACGTGGACCCGTGCTTATTGGTAGTCCAGAACAGGTCATTGAGAAAATCATGGATTACCATGCCGCGTTCGGACATCAGGTCCTGAGCATTAGTGTGGATGGACTTAGTCA contains these protein-coding regions:
- a CDS encoding transcriptional regulator; its protein translation is MEPTTTIRSNIEDYIRKQGYTLQYFADISGVNAGTLSAIIKGTRPIAMAQLDLITQGMKLEEGHFYEIYGAECFVESAPHWRRLEPFLQRCAELDKLDCIQRVIQQVTDDRSYVSELFELAEYMLERGQKKAARMLYECVAECEKYQHSERLALCHYRIFTLSLGQDQHENLRAAVHFEPYINRLDEERQLDAIKDLANTYSGLRYWDKVYQLAGELEQRVEFLERYKNKEIGYKRTFKHPFFTYRAYAYLLMATVWGERQDYEKALQYTSLYSNLSIEEPAPEDLVFIERFKGWAEVNNYLYKLMMGDYEALNSYLDFIEKNENETLLGLVKIMEAANLYNLDVDHALGRFDAYIHLLLLEDHNYMPSYNNQIKDDRYTKFWAELTFYQLSKGRYTEGFNHLLTCLASAHKIKDDSTIIYCVGLYEEYSMQASESVKQNYKNLIKEVYYRYGKKSNVSVNAL
- a CDS encoding LLM class flavin-dependent oxidoreductase — encoded protein: MKFALFSLMMNLPNAVTGETLTTQQKFHNILEQAKLAERLGFDAYGIGERHGAPFLSSSPPVVLTAIAAATSRIRLLTTVTVLSVLDPVRVAEDYATLDQISGGRLEMIIGKGNDPRHYPLFGIREEEQWASLGERYELLKRLWSEGNVTWQGTYRPPLHEVTTWPRPLQQSIPIWHGSASSTLSTELAAKYGEPLFTSNSFHPQAKYKALIDHYRERLDYYGHDASRAVIGSGAGSLYLADTREEAIRRYTPYYNAFHATAAAQHNQSPFVDLEDNIARGPVLIGSPEQVIEKIMDYHAAFGHQVLSISVDGLSHNEQLEQLERFAQDVAPVLQRELPSVVWNDPPVLDQQSASSASDTSTSWPSAISPLFQV